The Longimicrobium sp. genome includes the window GATTCCGAGGGGAGCATGGCGGCACGCGGAAAGGGTGGAGGTGCCACAAACTGTGCAGCGGGACGCCGTTCGTCCAGCCGTCGCGCACGCTTTGCCGGCGCCCGTCACGGGGGATAGATTCCGCCCGCTCCGGACACCCGAGCCCGACCTCTCCGCGCGACGACGATGGTGGAAAAGCCCGACAAGACCCGCCCGCGACTGTACCTGATCGACGGCTACGCGCTCATCTACCGCGCCTTCTTCGCGCTGGTGTCGCGGCCGCTCGTCTCCTCCCGGGGCGAGAACACCTCCGCCGCGTGGGGGGTGACGCGCTTCCTGCTCAAGGTGATCGAGAAGCACGAGCCCGATTACCTGGGGATGGTGTTCGACGCGGGGAGCAGCGACCGGCACATCGTCTACCCCGCCTACAAGGCCACCCGCGAGAAGATGCCCGACGAGCTGGAGGCGTCGCTGCCGCGCATCCGCTCCCTGGTGGAGGCGTTCCGCATCCCCGTGCTGGAGCTCGAGGGCTACGAGGCCGACGACGTGATCGGCACCCTGGCGGACAAGGCGGCCGACGCGGGGCTGGAGGCCGTGATCGTCTCGGGCGACAAGGACTTCTACCAGCTCATCCGCCCCCACGTGTGCCTGCTGAACCCGGGGCGCGGCGGCCCGGCGGCGGTGGAGGAGGAGTGGGTGGACACGCGCAACGCCCACGAGCGCCTGGGGGTGCCGCCCGAGCGCGTGGTCGACTACCTGGGGCTGATCGGCGACTCCAGCGACAACGTCCCCGGCGTCCCCGGGATCGGGCCCAAGACGGCGATCCAGCTGATCGAGGAGTACGGGCCCGTGGAGGAGATCCTGGCCCACGCCGCCGAGGTCAAGGGCAAGCGCGCGCGGGAGTCGCTGCAGGCGTTCGGGGGCGACGCCCTCCTCTCCAAGCAGCTGGTCACCATCCGCACCGACCTGCCGCTGGAGCTGGACCTGGAGAGCATGCAGCTGCAGCAGCCCGACCGCGCGCGGCTGCGCGAGCTGTTCCTGGAGCTGGAGTTCCACACGCTCATCCGCGATTACGCCGCGCCCGAGGAGGAGAAGCAGCGCGAGCGGATGCCGACGGACTACAAGCTGCTCGACTCGCCCGCGCAGGTGCTCGAGGTGGTGCGCCGCGCGCGCGAGCAGGGGTTCTTCTCGGTGGACACGGAGACCAGCAGCACCGACCCGATGCGCGCGGAGCTGTGCGGGATCTCGCTGGCGCTGAAGGAGGGCGAGGCCTTCTACCTCCCCTTCCGCCATCGGCTGCCCAGCCCCGCGCAGGGCGACCTGCTGGGCGGCGCGGGAGACCCGTCGCCCGAGTCACGGAAGCAGCAGGGGCCGAAGAACCTCCCCGCGCTCGAGTCGCCGGAGATGCGCGAGCTGGTGGCGCTGCTGGAGGACCCTGGGGTGCGCAAGGTGGGGCAGAACCTCAAGTACGACTTCCTGGTCTTCCGCCGGGAGGGGATCGCGCTGGCCGGGATCGACTTCGACACCATGGTCGCCAGCTACCTGCTGGAGCCGGGCCGCCGCGAGCACGGGCTGGACTCGCTGGCGCTCCAGCACCTGGACCACAAGACCATCGCCTACGACGAGGTGACGGGGAAAGGGAAGGCGCAGGTCGAGTTCGCGGAGGTGGAGCTGCGCCGGGCGGCCGACTACGCGGCGGAGGACGCCGACGTGGCGCTCAGGCTGTACGGACGCTTCCGGCCCGAGCTGGAGCGGCTGCACCTGGACCGGCTCTTCCGCGACATCGAGATGCCGCTGGTCACCGTTCTGGCCGAGATGGAGTGGAACGGCATCCGCATCGACGAGGGCTTCTTCGCGGTGATGGGCGGGCAGCTGCGCGCCCAGCTGCGCGAGGTGCAGGCGGCGATCTACGCCGAGGCCGGGCAGGAGTTCAACATCGGCTCCACGCCGCAGCTGCGCGAGATCCTCTTCGGCAAGCTGGGGCTGCCGGTGGTGAAGAAGACCAAGACGGGCGCCAGCACCGACGTGGACGTGCTGCAGGCGCTGGCCGCCGAGGGGCACCGCCTCCCCGAGCTGCTGATGCAGCACCGGCAGATCGACAAGCTGCTGGGCACCTACATCGACGCGCTGCCGCGGAGCGTGAACCCCGAGACGGGGCGCATCCACACCTCGTTCAACCAGACGGTGGCGGCCACGGGGCGCCTGGCGTCGTCCGACCCCAACCTGCAGAACATCCCGATCCGCACCGACATGGGGGCCGAGATCCGCCGCGGCTTCATCCCGGCGGAGGGGATGCGCTTCGTCTCGGCCGACTACTCGCAGATCGAGCTGCGCATCCTGGCGCACTACTCGGGCGACGAGGCGTTCGTGGAAGCGTTCCGCGCGGGCGCCGACATCCACCGGCAGACGGCGGCGCTCATCTTCGGTGTGGACCCGGGCGCGGTGACGCGCGAGATGCGCGACCGGGCCAAGACGGTGAACTTCGCGGTGATCTACGGGATCGGCCCCTTCGCGCTCGGCCAGAAGCTGGGGATGAGCACCGCCGAGGCCAAGGAGTTCATCGACGAGTACTTCCGGCGCTTCCCCGGGGTGCGGCGCTACCTGGACGAGCAGATGGAGAAGGCGCGCACCATCGGCTACGTGGAGACGCTCACGGGCCGGCGGCGCTACATCCCCGAGATCAACGCGCGCAACTTCAACGTGCGCTCCTTCGGCGAGCGCGCGGCCACCAACGCCCCGATCCAGGGCAGCTCGGCCGACCTGATAAAGATCGCCATGATCGCTATCCAGAAGGAGCTGGAGGCGAGGCAGAGCCCCGCGAAGATGCTGGTGCAGGTGCACGACGAGCTCCTCTTCGAGGTCCCCGCCGGCCAGGAGGAGCCCTACCTGGAACTGGTGCGCGACCGCATGGAGAACGCCGCCGAGCTCACCGTCCCCCTCAAGGTGGAGAGCGGCGTCGGCGACAACTGGCTGGAGACGAAGTAGCAGCAGCTACGGACGCACAGGG containing:
- the polA gene encoding DNA polymerase I, with protein sequence MVEKPDKTRPRLYLIDGYALIYRAFFALVSRPLVSSRGENTSAAWGVTRFLLKVIEKHEPDYLGMVFDAGSSDRHIVYPAYKATREKMPDELEASLPRIRSLVEAFRIPVLELEGYEADDVIGTLADKAADAGLEAVIVSGDKDFYQLIRPHVCLLNPGRGGPAAVEEEWVDTRNAHERLGVPPERVVDYLGLIGDSSDNVPGVPGIGPKTAIQLIEEYGPVEEILAHAAEVKGKRARESLQAFGGDALLSKQLVTIRTDLPLELDLESMQLQQPDRARLRELFLELEFHTLIRDYAAPEEEKQRERMPTDYKLLDSPAQVLEVVRRAREQGFFSVDTETSSTDPMRAELCGISLALKEGEAFYLPFRHRLPSPAQGDLLGGAGDPSPESRKQQGPKNLPALESPEMRELVALLEDPGVRKVGQNLKYDFLVFRREGIALAGIDFDTMVASYLLEPGRREHGLDSLALQHLDHKTIAYDEVTGKGKAQVEFAEVELRRAADYAAEDADVALRLYGRFRPELERLHLDRLFRDIEMPLVTVLAEMEWNGIRIDEGFFAVMGGQLRAQLREVQAAIYAEAGQEFNIGSTPQLREILFGKLGLPVVKKTKTGASTDVDVLQALAAEGHRLPELLMQHRQIDKLLGTYIDALPRSVNPETGRIHTSFNQTVAATGRLASSDPNLQNIPIRTDMGAEIRRGFIPAEGMRFVSADYSQIELRILAHYSGDEAFVEAFRAGADIHRQTAALIFGVDPGAVTREMRDRAKTVNFAVIYGIGPFALGQKLGMSTAEAKEFIDEYFRRFPGVRRYLDEQMEKARTIGYVETLTGRRRYIPEINARNFNVRSFGERAATNAPIQGSSADLIKIAMIAIQKELEARQSPAKMLVQVHDELLFEVPAGQEEPYLELVRDRMENAAELTVPLKVESGVGDNWLETK